The following are encoded in a window of Geobacter metallireducens GS-15 genomic DNA:
- the glgA gene encoding glycogen synthase GlgA — protein sequence MKILQVASEVAPLAKTGGLADVVAALPKELRRMGHDVRVAIPFYKEVSSGNLPVRKARKSAEVALGGELHKGYLRQTALGEVPVYLVENRDLFGRDHLYGPPEGDYPDNPLRFAFFCRSVLQFLKRMDFRPDVIHCHDWQSALIPIILKYELGHDPFFNRTAVIFTIHNLAYQGVFPADALAQTGLDPSLFSVDRIEFYGRINLLKGAILAADAITTVSETYCHEILSPGQGCGLEGVLERRQADLAGILNGLDSEEWNPSLDRRIFRNYSSKSLAGKGADKRELQRELGLKAGASIPIIGMVGRIVEQKGIDLVIDLLPRFAAEELQLVILGTGDLRLMHQLHEFRNKGVKNVSINLGFKEPLAPKIYAGCDMFLMPSRFEPCGLSQLIALSYGTVPIVRRTGGLADTVIDVTANPREGNGFSFTEFSADACWDAVQRALAAYRDREGWRKIMRRGMLRDVSWRSAAGKYEELYRTCADNRRG from the coding sequence ATGAAAATCCTGCAGGTTGCATCCGAGGTTGCCCCCCTTGCCAAGACCGGCGGTCTGGCGGACGTGGTCGCTGCTCTCCCCAAGGAGCTCCGGCGGATGGGGCACGATGTCCGCGTTGCCATCCCCTTCTACAAGGAGGTGTCGTCGGGGAATCTCCCGGTGCGCAAGGCCCGTAAGAGTGCGGAGGTGGCGTTGGGGGGGGAGCTCCACAAGGGGTACCTGCGCCAGACTGCCTTGGGGGAGGTGCCGGTCTACCTGGTTGAAAACCGCGATCTCTTCGGGCGGGACCACCTCTATGGCCCCCCCGAGGGGGACTATCCCGATAATCCCCTGCGCTTCGCCTTCTTTTGCCGCAGCGTGCTCCAGTTCCTGAAGCGGATGGACTTCCGCCCCGACGTGATCCATTGCCACGACTGGCAGTCGGCCCTCATTCCCATCATCCTGAAATACGAACTGGGCCATGACCCGTTCTTCAACCGCACGGCAGTCATCTTTACCATCCACAACCTGGCCTACCAGGGGGTGTTCCCCGCTGACGCCCTGGCGCAGACGGGGCTCGACCCGTCCCTCTTCTCCGTGGACCGGATTGAATTCTACGGCCGCATCAACCTCCTGAAAGGGGCGATCCTTGCCGCCGACGCCATCACGACCGTTTCGGAAACCTACTGCCACGAGATACTGAGCCCTGGCCAGGGATGCGGGCTTGAAGGGGTGCTCGAGCGCCGTCAGGCCGACCTTGCCGGCATCCTCAACGGTCTCGACTCGGAAGAGTGGAACCCATCCCTGGATCGGCGCATTTTCCGGAACTACTCGTCCAAGTCCCTGGCGGGAAAGGGGGCTGACAAGCGGGAGCTCCAACGGGAACTGGGGCTCAAGGCGGGAGCGTCGATCCCCATCATCGGCATGGTGGGACGGATTGTGGAGCAGAAGGGGATCGACCTGGTCATCGACCTCCTTCCCCGGTTTGCCGCCGAAGAGCTGCAGTTGGTGATTCTTGGCACCGGCGACCTCCGCCTCATGCATCAGCTCCATGAATTCAGGAACAAGGGGGTGAAGAACGTCTCCATCAACCTCGGCTTCAAGGAGCCCCTGGCGCCAAAGATCTATGCCGGATGCGACATGTTTCTCATGCCCTCGCGATTCGAGCCCTGCGGCCTGAGCCAGCTCATTGCCCTCAGCTACGGCACGGTGCCGATCGTGCGAAGGACCGGCGGACTTGCCGACACGGTCATCGATGTCACCGCCAATCCCCGGGAAGGGAACGGCTTCTCCTTCACGGAGTTCAGTGCCGATGCGTGCTGGGACGCTGTCCAGCGGGCGCTGGCCGCCTACCGGGACCGGGAGGGGTGGCGCAAGATCATGCGGCGTGGTATGCTCCGTGACGTTTCCTGGCGCAGTGCCGCCGGCAAGTACGAGGAACTCTATCGCACATGTGCGGACAATAGGCGGGGGTAA